A stretch of the Mycobacteroides immunogenum genome encodes the following:
- a CDS encoding ABC1 kinase family protein, giving the protein MPLRAKRAAALGKVVAGQAVRSAITTAIKPISADVAARRDADILRFADDLAAVAGSMKGAAQKLGQLLSVVDVGITSASVRDEFTARLAPLFDNAPRVPDAAMHTALERELGESRSRIESIDASAIASASIGQVYRGRLDDGRMVAVKIQYPDIASKVRADLKNLQLVVKLAAKKMPASNTQAIVAEVQRQMMKEVDYRAELAHHQRIFDAFQGHPAWRIPEPIAQLCTEHVLVTEYLDGMPFDGLAEQDQSVRNQVGEAIYRFYCGEMYRTGFFCADPHPGNIMLLPDGRVGFVDFGLCMDMDYEDAEVQRKVFRALLSGDDDQAFELAVAAGFLADPEAMDRGAAIEYIRSISSWHLVDGQLRMSPEIARRSVADAVLPSSKFYDGIRNQRLVETHAMARRTEMCVAALLGKLGAEAPWSEIAREYLGMGAVATAMGAGIENWSQQR; this is encoded by the coding sequence AAAGTCGTTGCCGGCCAAGCCGTTCGTTCGGCGATCACGACGGCGATTAAGCCGATCTCGGCGGACGTGGCTGCCAGGCGGGACGCGGATATCCTGCGGTTCGCCGATGATCTGGCGGCCGTTGCGGGCTCGATGAAAGGCGCCGCGCAGAAGCTGGGCCAGCTGCTTTCGGTGGTGGATGTGGGCATCACTTCGGCGTCGGTCCGGGATGAGTTCACGGCCCGGCTCGCGCCGTTGTTCGACAACGCGCCACGAGTTCCCGATGCGGCGATGCACACGGCGCTGGAGCGTGAGCTGGGTGAGTCGCGCAGCCGGATCGAGAGTATCGATGCGAGCGCCATCGCTTCGGCGTCGATCGGACAGGTGTACCGCGGCCGCCTCGACGACGGACGGATGGTCGCGGTCAAGATCCAGTACCCGGATATCGCGTCCAAGGTCCGCGCGGATCTGAAGAATCTGCAGCTGGTCGTCAAGCTGGCGGCGAAGAAGATGCCGGCGAGCAACACCCAGGCCATCGTCGCGGAGGTACAGCGGCAGATGATGAAGGAAGTGGATTACCGGGCCGAGCTAGCCCACCATCAGCGGATTTTCGATGCGTTCCAGGGGCATCCGGCATGGCGCATCCCTGAACCGATCGCGCAACTGTGCACCGAGCACGTCCTGGTGACCGAGTACCTCGACGGTATGCCCTTCGACGGCCTTGCCGAACAGGATCAGTCGGTACGGAACCAGGTGGGGGAGGCGATCTATCGTTTCTACTGCGGCGAGATGTACCGAACCGGATTCTTCTGCGCCGACCCGCATCCCGGGAACATCATGCTGCTTCCCGACGGGCGGGTCGGATTCGTGGATTTCGGACTGTGCATGGATATGGATTACGAGGACGCCGAGGTGCAGCGCAAGGTGTTTCGGGCCCTGCTTTCCGGAGATGATGACCAGGCGTTCGAGCTTGCGGTGGCTGCGGGATTCCTGGCCGACCCGGAGGCCATGGACCGCGGCGCCGCCATCGAGTACATCCGCTCGATCAGTAGCTGGCATCTGGTGGACGGGCAGCTGAGGATGTCCCCTGAGATCGCGCGGCGCTCGGTTGCCGATGCGGTGCTGCCTTCGTCCAAGTTCTACGACGGCATCCGCAATCAGCGGTTGGTGGAAACGCACGCGATGGCTCGTCGCACCGAGATGTGTGTCGCCGCCCTGCTCGGGAAGCTCGGCGCCGAGGCGCCCTGGTCGGAGATCGCTCGCGAGTATCTCGGCATGGGTGCGGTTGCCACCGCCATGGGCGCTGGCATAGAAAACTGGTCTCAACAGCGATAA